The following are encoded in a window of Mumia flava genomic DNA:
- a CDS encoding T3SS (YopN, CesT) and YbjN peptide-binding chaperone 1, producing the protein MRDFEDATEASWSRFTRRLTTFLQDEILDASPVRLLWSGEYRLDALMTFGWEEPVVDVVMDADAAGSDTESVRESMRALGWDEDDDVYYFAVELDGVENLVSLAVGALRTVIGVAHPALLDVDGGPAAIAALRVPTPTIAAMGATVRAEAADEPIAVVPHDRDHLLQLVDDALTPVFGHAPIKDHDGDIPVRSEGARVFVSVPATDPAVDLVGLVVADVQDRLAALRAVAILNRNSRYVCFFLQGDSVLARLHLPASPFVPSHVRRMLALMLEVLAEVPEDLAERTGGRRAVDVTDLDDEADGGPGTAQESFADEPGSDQENEELPHELMMLLQLDPEGTGAVEPEVAAAVCHHDSELILSLIRQCEQEEIAWSTAAEAAEQSGDADEIGACRREAAGWDSTIALLRTALRHVAESLPRRPSR; encoded by the coding sequence ATGCGTGACTTTGAAGACGCCACGGAGGCGAGCTGGAGCCGCTTTACACGGCGGCTGACCACGTTCCTGCAGGACGAGATCTTGGACGCGAGCCCGGTTCGGTTGCTCTGGTCCGGCGAGTACCGCCTCGACGCGCTGATGACGTTCGGCTGGGAAGAGCCGGTCGTCGACGTCGTCATGGATGCCGATGCGGCCGGTTCCGACACCGAATCGGTGCGCGAGTCCATGCGGGCCCTCGGGTGGGACGAAGACGACGACGTGTACTACTTCGCCGTCGAGCTCGACGGGGTCGAGAACCTCGTGTCCCTCGCTGTCGGGGCGTTGAGGACAGTCATCGGGGTCGCCCATCCTGCGTTGCTGGACGTCGACGGCGGCCCTGCCGCCATCGCGGCGCTGCGGGTTCCCACTCCGACGATCGCTGCGATGGGGGCGACCGTGCGCGCCGAAGCCGCCGACGAGCCGATCGCAGTCGTGCCCCACGACCGCGACCACCTCCTGCAGCTCGTTGACGACGCACTGACACCGGTCTTCGGTCACGCGCCGATCAAGGACCACGATGGCGACATCCCGGTCCGCTCGGAAGGCGCTCGGGTCTTCGTATCGGTGCCAGCAACCGACCCGGCCGTGGACCTCGTCGGGCTGGTGGTCGCGGATGTCCAGGACCGCTTGGCCGCGCTGCGAGCGGTCGCGATCCTGAACCGCAACTCCCGCTACGTCTGCTTCTTCCTCCAGGGCGACTCGGTGCTCGCACGGCTCCACCTGCCTGCGAGCCCGTTCGTGCCGAGCCACGTCCGGCGCATGCTGGCGCTGATGCTCGAGGTCTTGGCGGAGGTCCCTGAGGACCTCGCAGAGCGAACCGGCGGACGTCGTGCGGTGGACGTGACCGACCTGGATGATGAAGCGGACGGGGGGCCTGGGACTGCTCAGGAATCCTTCGCCGACGAGCCCGGGAGCGATCAGGAGAACGAGGAGCTACCGCACGAGCTCATGATGCTGCTCCAGCTGGACCCCGAAGGTACGGGTGCAGTCGAGCCCGAGGTCGCGGCAGCCGTGTGCCACCACGACAGCGAACTGATCCTGAGCCTGATCCGTCAGTGCGAACAGGAGGAGATCGCCTGGAGCACGGCGGCTGAGGCAGCCGAGCAGAGCGGCGACGCCGACGAGATCGGAGCCTGTCGGCGCGAGGCGGCGGGCTGGGACAGCACGATCGCCCTGCTGCGGACTGCGCTACGCCACGTGGCCGAGAGCCTTCCGCGGCGTCCATCCCGCTGA
- a CDS encoding HelD family protein: MDSAHAELEAEQEYVTRAYSLLDKGLADAEVAIQNHGGLDRLTARAMKRAREILQQSRGTGQLVAGRIDTSDSSLYVGRRRVYDENRDLVLIGWHAPAAIPFYEATADDPGDLLLKRVFQEENGTVHRIVDEIVRSSAHAIATGGSGSISDALLQELERSRDGAMREVVATIQAEQFRIIRADRERLVVVQGGPGTGKTVVGLHRAAWLAFNYEELRNEGILVVAPSRAFLSYAAGVLPSLEVTDIDQVEIGSLYPGEARERAIEPVEAARVKGSAAMSEVLGRALERRIGRIEDDLVLTLGIDRIVVPADTLSAIVADVRSRSLPHNEAREVLRNQLAARAYELHEASQRDARRPVRTTAAMIRRLSAFTNALDRLWPTYTPEEFLRTLYGTQTWLVDAAAGVLTVDERAQLYRRPAESIAAEPWTRADIHVLDEVSHLLDGTIARYGHVVVDEAQDLSPMAARALARRCPSGSMTVLGDLAQATGPWVRDRWEELTEHLTADDAFVADLTVGYRVPSEVINLAGRQLDLISPDLTVPASVRTTGVQPTVELVERDALETALELGTNLAEAGRKTAVIVADHAYEAAAGLSAGVAGDGRDGDFSAPLTLLPVSGCKGLEFDVVVLVEPGEIVGESTQGHRLLYVAMTRCTQQLYVVHRDRLPAGLAHLDGGAPSSEGGSVTTTRESDELDGIERASRVADLIAELSEEDLILVEALVQRLTTTRDLPDGESR; the protein is encoded by the coding sequence GTGGACTCGGCACACGCGGAGTTGGAGGCTGAGCAGGAGTACGTCACACGTGCGTACTCCCTGCTGGACAAGGGGCTGGCCGACGCAGAAGTCGCGATCCAGAACCACGGAGGTCTCGATCGCCTCACGGCACGGGCGATGAAGCGCGCCCGGGAGATTCTCCAGCAGTCACGGGGGACCGGGCAACTCGTTGCCGGGCGGATCGACACCTCAGACAGCTCGCTCTACGTCGGCCGTCGGCGTGTGTACGACGAGAACCGTGACCTGGTCCTGATCGGATGGCATGCGCCAGCCGCCATCCCGTTCTACGAGGCGACGGCGGACGACCCGGGAGACCTCCTGCTCAAGCGGGTCTTCCAGGAGGAGAACGGCACCGTCCACCGGATCGTCGACGAGATCGTTCGCAGCTCCGCGCACGCGATCGCTACGGGCGGATCGGGCTCCATCAGCGACGCGCTCCTCCAGGAGCTCGAGCGTTCGCGCGACGGAGCGATGCGCGAGGTCGTCGCGACGATCCAGGCCGAGCAGTTTCGGATCATCCGCGCGGACCGGGAGCGACTCGTCGTCGTTCAGGGCGGACCCGGCACCGGGAAGACGGTCGTCGGCCTCCACCGCGCGGCCTGGCTCGCGTTCAACTACGAGGAGCTTCGGAACGAGGGCATCCTCGTCGTCGCGCCGTCACGGGCGTTCCTCTCGTACGCGGCTGGAGTGCTTCCCTCACTCGAGGTCACCGATATCGATCAAGTCGAGATCGGGTCTCTCTACCCAGGCGAGGCCCGTGAACGCGCGATCGAGCCTGTCGAGGCGGCGCGTGTCAAGGGCAGCGCAGCGATGTCGGAGGTCCTTGGCCGGGCGCTGGAGCGCCGGATTGGCCGGATCGAGGACGACCTGGTGCTGACCCTCGGAATCGACCGCATCGTCGTGCCCGCGGACACGCTCTCGGCGATCGTGGCGGACGTCCGGAGTCGCTCGCTCCCGCACAACGAGGCCCGCGAGGTCTTGCGGAACCAGCTCGCCGCCCGGGCGTACGAACTTCACGAGGCGAGTCAGCGGGACGCTCGTCGTCCTGTTCGGACCACCGCCGCGATGATCCGCCGCCTCTCTGCCTTCACCAACGCTCTCGACCGCCTCTGGCCCACGTACACACCTGAGGAGTTCCTCCGGACGCTCTATGGAACTCAGACGTGGTTGGTCGATGCGGCCGCCGGCGTCCTGACGGTCGACGAACGCGCGCAGCTCTACCGGCGTCCCGCGGAGTCAATCGCAGCCGAACCCTGGACGCGAGCGGACATCCACGTGCTGGACGAGGTCTCACACCTTCTCGATGGCACCATCGCCCGATACGGCCACGTGGTCGTGGACGAGGCGCAGGACCTGTCGCCGATGGCCGCCCGCGCACTTGCGCGTCGTTGCCCGAGTGGATCCATGACGGTCCTGGGCGACCTGGCTCAAGCGACCGGCCCGTGGGTTCGGGACCGATGGGAGGAGCTGACGGAGCACCTGACCGCAGATGACGCGTTCGTCGCCGACCTGACGGTCGGATACCGCGTTCCGAGCGAGGTCATCAACTTGGCTGGACGTCAGCTCGACCTGATTTCGCCCGACCTGACCGTTCCTGCCTCCGTGCGCACCACAGGCGTTCAGCCGACGGTCGAGCTCGTCGAACGAGACGCGCTGGAAACGGCGCTCGAGCTCGGCACCAACTTGGCGGAGGCGGGACGCAAGACAGCGGTGATCGTGGCCGACCATGCGTACGAGGCGGCGGCCGGGCTCAGCGCCGGAGTCGCCGGGGACGGCCGCGACGGCGACTTCTCCGCCCCTCTGACACTCCTTCCAGTGTCGGGATGCAAGGGCCTGGAGTTCGATGTCGTCGTCCTGGTCGAGCCCGGCGAAATTGTTGGCGAGTCGACCCAAGGGCATCGCCTCTTGTACGTGGCGATGACCCGATGTACGCAGCAGCTGTACGTCGTACACCGCGATCGCCTACCGGCTGGCCTCGCTCATCTCGATGGGGGTGCGCCGTCGAGCGAAGGCGGCAGCGTGACGACGACCCGCGAGTCCGACGAGCTGGACGGCATCGAGCGCGCGTCCCGTGTTGCAGACCTGATCGCCGAACTTTCCGAAGAGGACCTCATCCTCGTCGAGGCCCTCGTCCAGCGACTGACAACCACCCGCGACCTGCCGGATGGAGAATCTCGATGA
- a CDS encoding NrtR DNA-binding winged helix domain-containing protein, whose product MSNLRSYPRPNVAVDVAVLTAVVPDQRVAGTGHLAVLTLSRAAPPTGPVLPGRFLREGETVRACVQTTISEKGGITVEDAEPRLLRVFDAPDRDPRAWTITLAHALALPAARLDSANGALVPVGEATHSSDEVRALLFDHAEIVREAAASIRERYELAPDPDGLLEGPFTLAQLQRLHEAVLGERLQRDTFRRRMSPRLEAHLDGDGRPTSRTDGGRPAQLWERAGDKIAPGTVQRRLRLPRA is encoded by the coding sequence GTGAGCAATCTGCGCAGCTATCCGCGGCCGAACGTGGCCGTCGACGTCGCCGTCCTCACCGCAGTTGTTCCAGACCAGCGAGTCGCGGGGACAGGGCACCTCGCGGTGCTGACACTGAGCCGCGCTGCTCCCCCGACCGGGCCGGTCCTGCCGGGCCGATTCCTACGCGAGGGCGAAACGGTCCGCGCCTGCGTGCAGACGACCATCTCCGAGAAGGGCGGGATCACAGTCGAGGACGCCGAACCACGTCTGCTGCGCGTGTTTGACGCACCCGACCGCGACCCGCGCGCCTGGACGATCACACTGGCTCACGCCCTCGCCCTCCCCGCGGCTCGCCTCGATAGCGCAAACGGGGCGCTGGTGCCAGTCGGCGAGGCGACTCACAGCAGCGACGAGGTCAGAGCGCTGCTGTTCGATCACGCAGAGATCGTCCGCGAGGCTGCGGCCTCGATACGCGAGCGATACGAGCTCGCCCCTGATCCGGACGGCCTGCTTGAGGGTCCGTTCACCCTGGCTCAGTTGCAGCGGCTGCATGAGGCGGTGCTCGGCGAGCGGCTCCAACGCGACACGTTCCGCCGTCGCATGTCACCACGGCTCGAAGCCCACCTCGACGGCGATGGACGGCCGACGTCTCGGACTGACGGAGGACGACCGGCGCAGCTGTGGGAGCGCGCAGGCGACAAGATTGCGCCCGGAACTGTTCAGCGCAGGCTTCGGCTCCCGCGTGCGTGA
- a CDS encoding AAA family ATPase: protein MDDLNTWLNARLDPDDSISDDAKLLALAAVEGDDALASVTPEDPPPSLAQTNSEPSADETAEATGAYLTSIAVQGFRGIGERATLQLHPGPGLTIVSGRNGSGKSSFAEALEVALTGDTYRWKNRPAHWGSAWRNLHADVAAEVEVALCEEEVGKTVVRVTWPDGADVDDATTTLQRHGQKREAGIESLGWGGPIETYRPLLSYEELGTVLGSKPSALHDALSTVLGLEQMTDALDRLNERRKRLEAPKKKLDAEKRSLRADLDALDDERAKQADLLLAKRKLDANALRAIATGTSTPDGTAERLRALLAIAAPDANDVDAAASELSAALAAMTSVGDDATTALERRVTIIERALDLHQHDGDQPCPVCGVGTLDGAWAAQARADVAADRQQVALLKAARARLTAARESARALVAPVPSALAGSTPDVLDEAVGSVRSAWTRWSAAPATDADLVTHLRTALAPVTEALPPMRAAASEVLAERDDAWSAIAARLAAYANDADAWSAAEPEAELTKQAHTWLKKNDLDLRNERLAPIAAQAARIWHDLRQESNVELQGFEIAGTSTRRRVEIQGAVDGEDTGALAVMSQGELHALALAIFLPRATMPQSPFRFVVLDDPVQAMDPAKVDGLVATLSRIAQDRQVVVFSHDDRLAAAVRRAPVPAQIVEVTRYESSRVEVANTYDPAGRYLRDAFALLKDTGLPDTTMRRALPGLLRMATETAARDRYWTTRLAAGDAHDVVEAAWADARLTRDRVSLSLYGDVRSLDGWLSKRGYRRRGLGVCTSALHEGLRGQPREACEDVQNLIDDLKRGAL, encoded by the coding sequence ATGGATGACCTGAACACCTGGCTCAACGCCAGACTCGACCCGGACGACTCGATTAGTGACGACGCCAAGCTCCTCGCGTTGGCCGCCGTCGAGGGCGACGACGCACTGGCGTCTGTCACGCCCGAGGATCCGCCCCCGTCCCTCGCACAGACCAATTCGGAGCCGTCGGCGGACGAGACCGCCGAGGCGACGGGTGCCTACCTCACAAGCATAGCCGTCCAGGGATTCCGCGGCATCGGCGAGCGCGCGACCCTCCAGCTGCATCCTGGCCCGGGGCTCACGATCGTCTCCGGCCGCAACGGGTCGGGCAAGTCGAGCTTCGCGGAGGCCCTCGAGGTCGCTCTCACCGGCGACACGTATCGCTGGAAGAACCGTCCCGCGCACTGGGGCAGTGCCTGGCGCAACCTGCATGCCGACGTCGCGGCGGAGGTCGAGGTGGCGCTGTGCGAGGAAGAGGTCGGGAAGACCGTCGTACGCGTGACGTGGCCCGATGGTGCCGACGTCGACGACGCGACCACGACGCTCCAACGCCACGGTCAGAAGCGTGAAGCGGGGATCGAGAGCCTCGGATGGGGTGGACCGATCGAGACCTACCGTCCGCTCCTGTCGTACGAAGAGCTCGGGACAGTTCTCGGGTCCAAGCCGAGCGCACTGCACGACGCTCTCTCGACCGTGCTCGGCCTCGAGCAGATGACCGACGCCCTTGATCGTCTCAACGAACGCCGGAAGCGGCTCGAGGCGCCCAAGAAGAAGCTCGACGCCGAGAAGCGCTCGCTGCGAGCGGACCTCGACGCGCTCGACGACGAACGCGCGAAGCAGGCTGACCTGTTGCTCGCCAAGCGGAAGCTCGACGCCAACGCACTCCGCGCGATCGCGACCGGCACGTCGACGCCCGACGGTACGGCCGAGCGGCTCCGTGCATTGCTCGCGATCGCCGCGCCCGATGCCAACGATGTCGACGCGGCGGCCTCCGAGCTGTCGGCTGCCCTCGCGGCAATGACGTCCGTCGGTGACGATGCAACGACTGCACTCGAGCGCCGGGTCACCATCATCGAGCGAGCCCTCGACCTGCATCAGCACGACGGTGACCAACCCTGCCCGGTCTGCGGCGTTGGCACGCTCGACGGAGCCTGGGCCGCGCAGGCTCGCGCTGACGTCGCTGCCGACCGCCAGCAGGTGGCTCTGCTCAAGGCCGCACGAGCACGACTGACCGCTGCTCGGGAATCCGCACGTGCGCTGGTCGCCCCGGTCCCGTCGGCCCTCGCCGGCTCCACGCCCGACGTCCTTGATGAGGCCGTCGGCTCGGTCCGCTCGGCCTGGACACGCTGGTCGGCTGCACCCGCCACCGACGCCGACCTCGTCACGCACCTGCGCACAGCACTCGCACCGGTCACCGAAGCCTTGCCCCCGATGCGGGCCGCTGCCTCCGAGGTGCTCGCTGAACGCGACGACGCATGGAGCGCCATCGCCGCCCGGCTGGCCGCGTATGCGAACGACGCCGACGCGTGGTCCGCCGCGGAGCCCGAGGCAGAGCTGACCAAGCAGGCCCATACCTGGCTGAAGAAGAACGACCTCGATCTGCGCAACGAGCGCCTCGCACCGATCGCTGCGCAGGCGGCCAGGATCTGGCACGACCTGCGCCAGGAGAGCAACGTCGAGCTGCAAGGTTTCGAGATCGCCGGGACGTCTACGCGCCGGCGCGTCGAGATCCAGGGCGCGGTCGACGGCGAGGACACCGGCGCCCTCGCCGTGATGAGCCAGGGCGAGCTGCATGCGTTGGCTCTGGCGATCTTCCTCCCGCGTGCCACGATGCCGCAGAGCCCGTTCCGGTTCGTCGTGCTCGACGACCCCGTGCAGGCGATGGACCCCGCCAAGGTCGACGGTCTGGTCGCGACATTGTCGCGGATCGCGCAGGATCGCCAGGTCGTGGTCTTCTCGCACGACGACCGGCTCGCCGCGGCGGTTCGACGTGCGCCGGTCCCTGCGCAGATCGTCGAAGTCACGCGGTACGAGAGCTCGCGGGTCGAGGTCGCGAACACGTACGACCCCGCCGGACGCTACCTCCGGGACGCCTTCGCGCTCCTCAAGGACACCGGCCTTCCCGACACCACCATGCGCCGCGCGCTCCCCGGTCTTCTGCGGATGGCGACCGAAACCGCTGCTCGCGACCGGTACTGGACGACCCGACTCGCCGCCGGTGATGCTCACGACGTGGTCGAGGCAGCGTGGGCAGATGCCCGTCTGACCCGCGACCGAGTTTCCTTGTCGCTGTACGGAGACGTCCGGTCGCTCGACGGGTGGCTGTCGAAGCGTGGCTATCGCAGGCGGGGCCTCGGAGTCTGCACTTCCGCGTTGCACGAGGGACTTCGCGGACAGCCGCGCGAAGCGTGCGAGGACGTTCAGAACCTGATCGACGACCTCAAGCGCGGGGCGCTCTGA
- a CDS encoding ADP-ribosylglycohydrolase family protein: protein MTRTNLTAAQTDRACGVLLGAAAGDALGAGYEFGSAPVVGRPRMIGGGLGGFAPGEWTDDTAQTYAIARVAAAGADLRTDEALDAIASGFAEWYAASPPDVGIQTGQVLRTVGPQGTAAEMTATAAALHARTGKTAGNGALMRTAPVALAYLDDPEALVDAASRIAALTHTDLLAPEASALWCLGIRRTVLEGEIVDLREELSYLRPDRAELWRDIIDQAEQEQPGRFRPNGFVVSALQAAWSAIVHTAQVEHRPSEGRFSSAHLVAALETAIEIGDDTDTVASIAGAMLGGRWGASAVPAAWRRILHGWPGTSGEELANLALLIVRRGRTDSAGWPGVDAIDYSGWGGVESAVPHPYDEQVLLSGAVPLDDLPDEVTAVVSLCRLGRAQVPERIEHRAAFRLIDTDARDNPNLEYVIDDAARTVLDLRDEGHTVLLHCVAGQSRTPTVAARYAALLGYGTERALEDVCAVLPGAMPRPALVAALRSLG from the coding sequence ATGACGCGCACCAACCTCACCGCCGCCCAGACAGACCGCGCGTGCGGTGTGCTGCTCGGCGCTGCCGCCGGCGATGCGCTGGGTGCCGGCTATGAGTTCGGGTCCGCACCGGTCGTGGGCCGACCGAGGATGATCGGTGGCGGACTCGGCGGGTTCGCGCCGGGGGAGTGGACCGACGACACTGCACAGACCTACGCGATCGCGCGCGTCGCCGCGGCGGGCGCCGACCTTCGTACGGACGAAGCCCTCGACGCGATCGCGTCCGGATTCGCTGAGTGGTACGCGGCCAGCCCCCCCGACGTCGGGATCCAGACCGGCCAGGTGCTGCGGACAGTCGGGCCGCAGGGGACTGCGGCGGAGATGACCGCGACGGCCGCTGCGCTCCACGCCCGTACGGGCAAGACCGCAGGGAACGGGGCGCTGATGCGAACGGCCCCGGTCGCACTCGCGTACCTCGACGACCCCGAGGCGCTCGTCGACGCTGCCTCGCGGATCGCGGCGCTCACCCACACCGACCTGCTGGCCCCGGAGGCGTCTGCCCTGTGGTGCCTGGGGATCCGCCGCACGGTGCTCGAGGGTGAGATCGTCGACCTGCGTGAGGAGCTCAGCTACCTTCGGCCTGACCGTGCCGAACTCTGGCGGGACATCATCGACCAGGCGGAGCAGGAGCAGCCTGGGAGATTCCGGCCGAACGGCTTCGTCGTCTCCGCCCTGCAGGCCGCGTGGTCGGCAATCGTCCACACGGCGCAGGTCGAGCATCGCCCGAGCGAAGGTCGGTTCAGCTCCGCGCACCTGGTCGCCGCGCTCGAGACGGCGATCGAGATCGGCGACGACACCGACACCGTGGCATCCATCGCCGGCGCGATGCTCGGCGGGCGGTGGGGCGCGTCGGCCGTCCCGGCGGCGTGGCGTCGAATCCTCCACGGGTGGCCGGGGACCTCGGGGGAGGAGCTCGCGAACCTCGCGCTTCTGATCGTGCGGCGGGGTCGGACGGACTCTGCCGGGTGGCCTGGCGTCGACGCGATCGACTACTCGGGCTGGGGTGGGGTCGAGTCGGCGGTCCCGCACCCGTACGACGAGCAGGTGCTCCTGTCGGGCGCCGTACCCCTCGACGACCTGCCCGACGAGGTGACGGCGGTGGTCTCGCTCTGCCGGCTCGGGCGGGCGCAGGTGCCCGAGCGGATCGAGCACCGGGCGGCCTTCCGCCTCATCGACACCGACGCGCGCGACAATCCGAACCTCGAGTACGTGATCGACGATGCGGCGCGGACGGTCCTCGACCTGCGCGACGAAGGCCACACGGTGCTGCTGCACTGCGTTGCCGGCCAGAGCCGAACCCCGACGGTCGCGGCTCGGTACGCGGCGCTGCTGGGGTATGGGACTGAGCGTGCGCTGGAGGACGTCTGCGCTGTCTTGCCGGGCGCGATGCCGCGGCCCGCGCTCGTGGCCGCGCTTCGCTCGCTCGGGTAG
- a CDS encoding AAA family ATPase: protein MTIEFTPPAVAYDAAQSRHHRSAAAENVAAVDEAISIAKAAVGGSDTYDKVLLRAAAGAGKSYALRRMVGELLDEPDCQRIAVAAFTNKQVFALAGALGTELGADAVCLFVSRDRYAGVPAEVRSEVSVASSTPEIPADAQVVLGTSHKLGAIRERSRLLENLGAAREDPEADESYPFDVLMVDEAWQLPLYLFNRIEKLAPIAVGVGDVGQLPPLDPNQNPWRGDPGYNPYRAWPTAYEGASTTFSIDLPAVWRPTHAQIPLWRAFYGDWDRLDCVAGPGDRTIERRDLGGDEELVWDSVASGVPTLVEVAGLEDSEAPDIDPPLMGVAEQLIESLIEGGFAVHSTTYDGEGEPAGSARASSDSPSGDPLIVVLATRNQAVDDAQEVVDRLTSKHDLPDGVLVASTVDSWQGQTNAITVALHPLSGASRLDEFNSAFGRLAVTCTRATHGLLLLARDGLDELLDAAPARPGTPFGEPGTRELPRQTHQRILRTFARGVWEMENHD from the coding sequence ATGACGATCGAGTTCACTCCACCAGCTGTCGCCTACGACGCGGCGCAGTCGCGTCACCATCGATCGGCCGCGGCCGAAAACGTTGCTGCGGTGGACGAAGCCATCTCGATCGCGAAAGCAGCCGTCGGTGGTTCGGACACCTACGACAAGGTTCTTCTCCGTGCCGCCGCGGGAGCAGGCAAGAGCTATGCGCTCCGTCGGATGGTCGGCGAGCTGCTGGACGAACCGGACTGCCAACGGATCGCGGTCGCCGCGTTCACGAACAAGCAGGTGTTCGCCCTCGCCGGTGCCCTCGGTACTGAGCTCGGCGCCGACGCCGTGTGCCTCTTCGTCTCTCGGGATAGGTACGCCGGCGTCCCCGCGGAGGTCCGGAGTGAAGTCTCGGTGGCTTCCTCGACACCAGAGATACCCGCCGACGCCCAGGTCGTGCTCGGGACGTCGCACAAACTCGGTGCTATCCGCGAGCGCAGCCGGCTGCTGGAGAACCTCGGGGCCGCGCGCGAGGATCCCGAGGCGGACGAGTCGTACCCGTTCGACGTGCTGATGGTCGACGAGGCCTGGCAACTCCCGCTGTACCTGTTCAATCGCATCGAGAAGCTCGCGCCGATCGCGGTGGGCGTCGGCGATGTCGGACAGCTGCCACCACTGGACCCGAACCAGAACCCCTGGCGCGGAGACCCGGGCTACAACCCGTACCGCGCCTGGCCTACCGCGTACGAAGGCGCGTCGACGACCTTCTCGATCGACCTGCCGGCGGTGTGGCGTCCGACGCACGCCCAGATTCCGCTGTGGCGAGCGTTCTATGGCGACTGGGATCGGCTCGACTGCGTCGCAGGCCCCGGCGACCGCACGATCGAACGGCGCGATCTAGGTGGCGACGAGGAACTCGTGTGGGACTCGGTGGCGAGCGGTGTGCCGACCCTCGTGGAGGTTGCGGGGCTCGAAGACTCCGAGGCACCCGACATCGATCCTCCCCTGATGGGTGTCGCGGAACAGTTGATCGAATCGCTGATCGAGGGCGGGTTCGCCGTCCACTCCACGACCTACGACGGCGAGGGTGAGCCGGCGGGCTCGGCTCGGGCCTCGTCCGACTCGCCCTCCGGCGACCCACTGATCGTCGTGCTCGCGACTCGCAACCAGGCCGTCGACGATGCGCAAGAGGTGGTCGATCGGCTCACGAGTAAGCACGACCTCCCCGACGGAGTCCTCGTCGCCTCGACGGTCGACTCGTGGCAGGGGCAGACGAATGCCATCACCGTCGCGCTCCACCCGCTCTCAGGAGCCAGCCGGCTCGATGAGTTCAACTCGGCCTTCGGCCGCCTCGCCGTGACCTGCACTCGTGCGACCCATGGGCTTCTCCTGCTGGCGCGCGACGGGCTCGATGAGCTGCTCGATGCTGCACCGGCGCGGCCAGGGACACCGTTCGGGGAGCCAGGTACGCGTGAACTCCCCCGTCAGACCCACCAACGCATCCTCCGCACGTTCGCGCGCGGGGTATGGGAGATGGAGAACCATGACTGA
- a CDS encoding HNH endonuclease, whose product MTPTRPLNSGSLPRPGALVRANLPQILEHCHSIDPGETVHLQGAEYSNDEFKLNFPFLRLVTVIELEGAGDRYWSEVHSIGDEQFRVTSQWYDRNIPGLIHYLRDKGLEPEGISSEDTDDYLVAYAPPPRSTKGGARFRSSPIGDSQNLLVRYVLGQLEFEAFSEKHWLTAKNSLGFSCVYCGTERDLVIDHAVPISRDSLGEHRLGNLVPACRSCNSSKSQRRYDDFLSAEAPDRIALIETHMGEHGYEPLVDRLDPDTAEEVRHLLNSAREKVADAAANAIDAINDVLARAESVHR is encoded by the coding sequence ATGACACCGACCCGACCCTTGAACTCCGGATCGCTGCCGAGGCCTGGCGCGCTCGTCCGTGCGAACCTCCCCCAGATCCTCGAGCACTGCCACAGCATCGACCCCGGTGAAACCGTTCACCTGCAAGGCGCCGAGTACAGCAACGACGAGTTCAAACTGAACTTCCCGTTTCTCCGCCTCGTAACCGTGATCGAGCTGGAGGGAGCCGGAGACCGCTACTGGTCCGAGGTCCACTCGATCGGCGACGAGCAGTTCCGCGTGACAAGCCAGTGGTACGACAGGAACATCCCTGGCCTGATTCACTACCTCCGAGACAAGGGACTCGAGCCGGAAGGGATATCGAGCGAGGACACCGACGATTACCTCGTTGCCTACGCTCCACCTCCAAGGTCGACGAAGGGCGGCGCCCGTTTCCGCTCGAGCCCCATCGGCGATTCGCAGAACCTTCTCGTCCGGTACGTGCTCGGGCAGCTCGAGTTCGAGGCGTTCTCAGAGAAGCACTGGCTGACCGCGAAGAACTCGCTCGGCTTCAGTTGCGTGTACTGCGGGACCGAGCGCGATCTGGTGATCGATCACGCCGTGCCGATCAGCAGGGATTCCTTGGGAGAGCACCGACTCGGCAATCTGGTGCCGGCGTGCAGGTCCTGCAACTCATCCAAGTCTCAGAGGCGCTACGACGACTTCCTATCCGCCGAGGCACCGGACAGGATCGCGCTGATCGAGACGCACATGGGTGAGCACGGATACGAGCCACTCGTCGACCGACTCGACCCCGACACCGCAGAAGAGGTCCGGCATCTGCTGAACTCTGCCCGCGAGAAGGTCGCGGACGCCGCAGCCAACGCAATCGACGCCATCAATGATGTGCTCGCCCGCGCCGAATCTGTACATCGCTGA